Proteins found in one Paenibacillus dendritiformis genomic segment:
- a CDS encoding phage holin family protein, with the protein MNFLGHVVRFIVAAIVLMVTGWIVPAFSVGGFWSALILALVIALFGWIVEGIFGKKVTPFGRGIVGFLASALVIYVAQFFVGGVSVSILGAILAALVIGLIDLFIPIASPFEGGKESQPGR; encoded by the coding sequence CGCGGCAATTGTATTGATGGTCACGGGCTGGATTGTGCCGGCGTTTTCCGTAGGCGGCTTCTGGAGTGCCCTGATCCTGGCCCTGGTGATCGCATTGTTCGGCTGGATTGTCGAAGGCATCTTCGGCAAAAAAGTCACGCCGTTCGGACGCGGAATTGTCGGCTTTCTGGCCAGCGCCTTGGTCATATATGTAGCCCAATTTTTCGTCGGCGGCGTATCGGTTAGCATTCTGGGCGCCATTCTGGCCGCGCTCGTTATCGGGTTGATCGACCTGTTCATCCCGATTGCGTCTCCGTTCGAAGGCGGTAAAGAATCGCAACCCGGACGGTAA
- a CDS encoding cupredoxin domain-containing protein: protein MRRSRRWTIGATIVLSLGLTACGGSQADTPAAATEAADTELVIQATNYQFDQPEYHIKAGESVRIILEAKGNHGLQVKELGLKLDPNQTEQIITPEKPGTYEFFCTIMCGPGHKDMHAKLIVE from the coding sequence ATGAGACGCAGCAGGCGATGGACAATAGGAGCCACCATTGTGCTTAGCCTTGGGCTGACCGCATGCGGTGGATCGCAAGCGGATACACCAGCGGCCGCAACCGAAGCCGCGGATACCGAATTGGTCATCCAAGCGACCAACTACCAGTTCGATCAGCCGGAATACCATATCAAGGCGGGCGAGTCCGTTCGCATCATATTGGAAGCGAAGGGCAATCACGGCCTTCAGGTGAAGGAACTGGGCCTGAAGCTGGATCCGAATCAGACCGAGCAAATCATCACGCCCGAGAAGCCGGGTACTTATGAATTCTTCTGCACCATCATGTGCGGGCCGGGACACAAGGACATGCACGCGAAGCTGATCGTCGAGTAA
- a CDS encoding CvpA family protein, with protein sequence MHRLWGDIANAFAAWNGLDYVLAAAAAASVAWGAWRGMKSQLLSLIGCIVSFIVASRYYEDFVPWVRRRLFSPDSGSGAGTGGTASSLSPALMDTVHAVVAFILLFTFAMGGLWLIRFAIQKLTAAKPVRAVDRLVGALLGLVQFAFLWCILYVLLRAWPAGAIRDWAAASVWMEWTGAWIPDAMAQAVTWAQWL encoded by the coding sequence TTGCATAGACTGTGGGGCGATATCGCGAATGCTTTCGCCGCCTGGAACGGGCTGGATTATGTACTGGCGGCGGCAGCAGCGGCATCGGTAGCATGGGGGGCATGGCGGGGAATGAAATCCCAGCTTCTGTCCCTCATTGGATGCATCGTGTCTTTTATTGTCGCCTCTCGCTACTACGAAGATTTCGTGCCTTGGGTACGCCGGCGGCTGTTCTCTCCCGATTCGGGGAGCGGCGCAGGAACAGGCGGGACCGCATCATCCCTCTCCCCGGCATTGATGGACACGGTGCACGCGGTTGTCGCGTTCATTCTGCTGTTCACCTTCGCGATGGGGGGGCTATGGCTCATCCGGTTCGCCATCCAGAAGCTGACCGCAGCGAAGCCGGTGCGCGCCGTGGATCGGCTGGTCGGCGCCCTATTGGGATTGGTGCAATTCGCTTTTCTCTGGTGCATCTTGTATGTGCTGCTCCGGGCTTGGCCGGCCGGCGCTATCCGCGATTGGGCGGCAGCATCCGTCTGGATGGAATGGACCGGGGCCTGGATACCGGATGCGATGGCGCAGGCAGTCACTTGGGCGCAATGGCTGTAA